A window of the Fulvia fulva chromosome 3, complete sequence genome harbors these coding sequences:
- a CDS encoding Zinc-type alcohol dehydrogenase-like protein → MSTDASGQTGNVPSPVPFIKPGDRVLIDGGSGGVGTFAIQFAKLAGAHVTTTCSGRNVERHLSQLKKQSESAGPFNLIIDNICNDFDLYWKMHTISKPKAKYMMVGWGPSLSCIDFIMQATFTRGFLGGGHHQLQVFAAGNKTEEHGKIATWIAEGKVKPVIDSKFLMEDAVDAFRKLKSGRAGGKIVVEVAER, encoded by the exons ATGTCTACAGATGCATCTGGTCAGACTGGCAACGTCCCT TCACCTGTTCCATTCATCAAGCCTGGTGATCGAGTTCTGATCGATGGCGGCTCAGGCGGCGTGGGAACATTTGCGATTCAGTTCGCCAAGCTCGCTGGTGCGCATGTCACGACTACGTGCTCGGGGAGGAACGTGGAA CGCCATTTATCGCAACTGAAGAAGCAATCCGAATCCGCTGGACCTTTCAATCTCATTATCGACAACATCTGCAATGACTTCGATCTATACTGGAAGATGCACACCATAAGCAAACCAAAGGCGAAGTACATGATGGTGGGTTGGGGACCGTCGCTGAGCTGCATTGATTTCATCATGCAGGCAACCTTCACTCGGGGCTTTCTGGGTGGTGGACATCATCAGCTACAGGTCTTTGCTGCAGGCAACAAGACAGAAGAGCATGGCAAGATCGCGACTTGGATTGCGGAAGGCAAGGTCAAGCCTGTGATCGATTCGAAGTTCTTGATGGAAGATGCTGTGGACGCGTTCCGCAAGCTGAAGTCTGGCAGAGCAGGGGGGAAGATCGTTGTGGAGGTGGCAGAGAGGTGA